The following coding sequences lie in one Micromonospora sp. R77 genomic window:
- a CDS encoding FAD-dependent oxidoreductase: MRTDVLVVGGGLGGVAAALAAARAGRSVILTEEFDWLGGQLTSQAVPPDEHSWIEQFGATASYRELRAGIRDYYRRHYPLTERSRAWTDLNPGAGWVSRLCHEPRVAVAVLEQMLAPYRGSGRLTVLQPYRPVAAETDGDRVTGVTLAHRDRDDRIEVVAPYVLDATETGELLPLTGTEYVTGFESQAETGEPSAPAQAQPMNMQAVSVCFALDHVDGDHTIDRPAGYDFWRDYKPDFWGDRLLSWRSPHPRTLETVERSFTPNPDDDPLGVNADQRLDPGDGNLWTFRRIAARRNFVDGAYGSDITLVNWPMIDYFEGPVIDVPNASWHLAKARELSYSVLYWLQTEAPRPDGGTGFPGLRLRGDVTGSRDGLAQAPYIRESRRIRAEYTVVEQDLSLAVRGEHGAVSYPDSVGVGMYRIDLHPSTGGDNYIDVGSCPFEIPLGALIPQRMENLLPAGKNIGTTHVTNGSYRLHPVEWNVGEVAGLLADFCLARGESPRAVRGTPRLLAEFTERISSVGVERRWPQIAGY, translated from the coding sequence ATGCGTACGGACGTCCTCGTCGTCGGGGGCGGACTGGGCGGAGTCGCCGCGGCGCTCGCCGCGGCCCGGGCCGGCCGGTCCGTCATCCTCACCGAGGAGTTCGACTGGCTCGGCGGGCAGCTCACCAGCCAGGCGGTCCCCCCGGACGAGCACTCCTGGATCGAACAGTTCGGCGCCACCGCGAGCTACCGGGAGCTGCGCGCCGGCATCCGCGACTACTACCGCCGCCACTACCCGCTGACCGAGCGGTCCCGGGCCTGGACCGACCTCAACCCGGGCGCCGGTTGGGTGAGCCGGCTCTGTCACGAGCCCAGGGTGGCCGTCGCCGTCCTCGAGCAGATGCTCGCGCCGTACCGGGGATCGGGGCGGCTGACGGTGCTGCAGCCGTACCGACCGGTCGCGGCGGAGACCGACGGGGACCGGGTCACCGGGGTCACCCTCGCCCACCGGGACCGGGACGACCGGATCGAGGTGGTGGCACCGTACGTCCTAGACGCCACCGAGACCGGTGAGCTGCTGCCGCTGACCGGCACCGAGTACGTCACCGGGTTCGAGTCGCAGGCCGAGACCGGCGAGCCGAGCGCGCCGGCGCAGGCGCAGCCGATGAACATGCAGGCGGTCTCGGTCTGCTTCGCCCTGGACCACGTCGACGGCGACCACACCATCGACCGCCCCGCCGGATACGACTTCTGGCGCGACTACAAGCCCGACTTCTGGGGTGACCGGCTGCTGTCCTGGCGGTCGCCGCACCCGCGCACGCTGGAGACGGTCGAGCGCAGCTTCACGCCGAACCCCGACGACGACCCGCTCGGCGTCAACGCCGACCAACGGCTCGACCCGGGTGACGGGAACCTGTGGACGTTCCGGCGGATCGCCGCCCGGCGCAACTTCGTCGACGGGGCGTACGGCAGCGACATCACGCTGGTCAACTGGCCGATGATCGACTACTTCGAGGGCCCGGTCATCGACGTGCCCAACGCCTCCTGGCACCTGGCCAAGGCCCGTGAGCTGTCGTACTCGGTGCTGTACTGGCTGCAGACGGAGGCGCCCCGCCCCGACGGCGGCACCGGCTTTCCCGGGCTGCGGCTGCGCGGCGACGTGACCGGCAGCCGGGACGGCCTGGCACAGGCGCCCTACATCCGGGAATCCCGCCGCATCCGCGCCGAGTACACCGTGGTGGAGCAGGACCTCTCCCTCGCGGTACGGGGCGAGCACGGCGCGGTGAGCTATCCCGACTCCGTCGGCGTGGGGATGTACCGGATCGACCTGCACCCGTCGACCGGCGGCGACAACTACATCGACGTGGGCTCCTGCCCGTTCGAGATCCCGCTCGGTGCGCTGATCCCGCAGCGGATGGAGAACCTGCTGCCGGCCGGCAAGAACATCGGCACCACGCACGTCACCAACGGCAGCTACCGGCTGCACCCCGTCGAGTGGAACGTCGGCGAGGTCGCCGGCCTGTTGGCCGACTTCTGCCTGGCGCGGGGCGAGTCCCCGCGCGCGGTCCGCGGCACCCCCCGGCTGCTGGCCGAATTCACCGAGCGCATCTCGTCCGTCGGCGTGGAACGCCGCTGGCCGCAGATCGCCGGCTACTGA
- a CDS encoding carbohydrate ABC transporter permease, whose translation MTQTDTRVGPAAAGPAPGRARPFWTSRRRDQLTGYLFIAPQLLGSLVFVILPLVLVVWYSLHEWNVLAGTFDFVGADNYAALADDPNLGGVLRATGLFSVGLVVLNLGLALLLAVLLNQKLRGTILFRTLFFSPVVVSLVAWTIVWGFLLQKNGGVNGLLDTVGVTGPNWLRGEGTAMLSVVVVQVFKNVGLNMVLFLAALQGVPADLYEAAEVDGASRLRQFWRITVPLISPTILLTSIITVVGSLQVFAQIAVLTQGGPGTSTTVLVYYLYQQAFQFHHFGYGATLSILLFGIVLVLTVLQWQMRKRWVFHES comes from the coding sequence ATGACCCAGACGGACACCAGGGTGGGCCCGGCCGCTGCCGGGCCCGCCCCGGGCCGGGCCCGGCCGTTCTGGACCAGCCGCCGCCGGGACCAGCTCACCGGTTACCTGTTCATCGCCCCGCAACTACTCGGCAGCCTGGTCTTCGTGATCCTGCCGCTGGTCCTGGTGGTCTGGTACAGCCTGCACGAGTGGAACGTGCTCGCCGGGACCTTCGACTTCGTCGGTGCCGACAACTACGCGGCGCTCGCCGACGATCCGAACCTCGGCGGGGTGCTGCGGGCCACCGGGCTGTTCTCCGTCGGCCTGGTGGTGCTCAACCTCGGCCTGGCGCTGCTGCTGGCCGTCCTGCTCAATCAGAAGCTGCGCGGCACGATCCTGTTCCGTACCCTCTTCTTCTCGCCCGTGGTGGTCTCCCTGGTGGCCTGGACCATCGTCTGGGGCTTCCTGCTGCAGAAGAACGGCGGGGTCAACGGCCTGCTCGACACGGTCGGCGTGACCGGGCCGAACTGGCTGCGCGGCGAGGGCACGGCGATGCTGTCGGTGGTCGTCGTCCAGGTGTTCAAGAACGTCGGCCTGAACATGGTGCTGTTCCTGGCCGCCCTCCAGGGCGTGCCGGCGGACCTGTACGAGGCCGCGGAGGTGGACGGGGCAAGCCGGCTGCGCCAGTTCTGGCGGATCACCGTGCCGTTGATCAGCCCGACGATCCTGCTCACCTCGATCATCACGGTGGTCGGTTCGCTGCAGGTCTTCGCGCAGATCGCGGTGCTGACCCAGGGCGGTCCCGGCACCTCGACCACGGTCCTCGTCTACTACCTCTACCAGCAGGCCTTCCAGTTCCATCACTTCGGCTACGGCGCCACGCTGTCGATCCTGCTCTTCGGCATCGTGCTCGTGCTCACCGTGCTGCAGTGGCAGATGCGCAAGAGGTGGGTCTTCCATGAATCGTGA
- a CDS encoding sugar-binding protein translates to MRLKAFLLPTALALALTGTPATALAAPTDARSTDAVDLDVLFVSAHPDDEAGSLATLGQWKQRYGTKAGVVTITRGEGGGNAVGLEEGPPLGIIREREERTAIGRAGVENLYNLDHVDFWYTASAPLSEQIWGHDETLAQIVRVIRQTRPEIVMTMNPSPTPGNHGNHQQAARFAAEAFHAAADPKAFPEQLSKEGLSPFRAAKFLRTGGTGSSSAGPQCASSFVPAVPTDQVFGVWEGTPAADGRTWAEIEVEARREYVTQGWANTAAAPTDPAKIRCDFYTLVDSRVPYDPADTSPEAILRGSALPPAAGGLPRGTELYLTADRFDLAPGQSVEVTAHVRAPRDRALTAPRVSLRLPQGWTATGSGALRGAVPAGKERTVTFTVTVPAGTETNVQHLLGASLTTGQGAGRTDRAVRVVADVRGTLEPLPEVGLFRSWAGDSGYPQLDTLIDPVLTIGSGKSRSVRIDLRNNGATAQHGTVTLGLPAGFTADAASKSYADLAPGATGAVTFTVTNSDATLPTANEGGDYGLTITTTSAAGSTVETGALEIVPTSEVPRAGQDHAVDGVAAPGEYPGEELDLSRIWEGQATTAQDASATGRIAWTDDALVVFVQVTDDVLGKKVVPQDCKRQRRTDSVEIIVDPKGNSSDTSTVFKAGIFPVTDDPANGDPPCWQRDADNRQGPGATTAPGMTVVSKVTAPYTGYTIEARIPFAVLPDAIDPARMGFNVLVYDSDTQDLSSQSRLGWSTFTGVRADPYRYGLVTLPGLTPAARQPSAPVFPDTAARSVHSPQTIAQSAVDGVAPAAVARLPERALRITGQRQVAGGVSVTVRADRAGTAYLHTFDGDRSLGERTVQLRAGQQVTVVVPVTGGTPTSVLAAFEAGDGALARQVPLT, encoded by the coding sequence ATGCGTCTCAAGGCGTTCCTGCTACCCACCGCTCTCGCCCTCGCCCTGACCGGGACACCGGCCACGGCACTCGCCGCCCCCACCGACGCCCGGTCGACCGACGCCGTCGACCTGGACGTCCTCTTCGTCAGCGCGCACCCCGACGACGAGGCCGGGAGCCTCGCCACGCTCGGCCAGTGGAAGCAGCGGTACGGCACCAAGGCCGGCGTCGTCACCATCACCCGCGGCGAGGGCGGCGGCAACGCCGTCGGCCTGGAGGAGGGACCGCCGCTCGGCATCATCCGGGAGCGCGAGGAGCGCACCGCGATCGGTCGCGCCGGGGTGGAGAACCTGTACAACCTCGACCACGTCGACTTCTGGTACACCGCGTCCGCGCCCCTGTCCGAGCAGATCTGGGGACACGACGAGACCCTGGCCCAGATCGTCCGGGTGATCCGGCAGACCAGGCCCGAGATCGTCATGACGATGAACCCGTCGCCCACCCCCGGCAACCACGGCAACCACCAGCAGGCCGCGCGGTTCGCCGCCGAGGCGTTCCACGCCGCCGCCGACCCGAAGGCCTTCCCCGAGCAGCTCAGCAAGGAGGGCCTCAGCCCGTTCCGGGCGGCGAAGTTCCTGCGTACCGGCGGCACCGGCAGCTCGTCGGCCGGACCGCAGTGCGCCTCCAGCTTCGTGCCGGCCGTCCCCACCGACCAGGTGTTCGGCGTCTGGGAGGGCACCCCCGCCGCCGACGGCCGGACCTGGGCCGAGATCGAGGTCGAGGCCCGCCGGGAGTACGTCACCCAGGGCTGGGCGAACACCGCCGCCGCCCCCACCGACCCGGCGAAGATCCGCTGCGACTTCTACACCCTGGTCGACAGCCGCGTCCCGTACGACCCGGCGGACACCTCCCCGGAGGCGATCCTGCGCGGCTCCGCGCTGCCCCCGGCGGCCGGTGGGCTGCCGCGCGGCACCGAGCTCTACCTGACCGCCGACCGCTTCGACCTCGCCCCCGGGCAGAGCGTCGAGGTCACCGCCCACGTGCGGGCACCCCGCGACCGGGCACTCACCGCACCCCGGGTCTCCCTGCGCCTGCCCCAGGGCTGGACCGCGACCGGCTCCGGAGCGCTGCGCGGCGCCGTACCGGCCGGCAAGGAGCGCACCGTGACCTTCACGGTGACCGTTCCCGCCGGCACCGAGACCAACGTCCAGCACCTGCTCGGCGCGTCCCTGACCACCGGCCAGGGCGCGGGTCGCACGGACCGCGCGGTCCGGGTGGTCGCCGACGTGCGCGGCACCCTGGAGCCGCTGCCCGAGGTCGGGCTGTTCCGCAGCTGGGCCGGGGACAGCGGCTACCCGCAGCTGGACACCCTGATCGATCCGGTGCTGACCATCGGCTCCGGCAAGAGCCGGAGCGTCCGGATCGACCTGCGCAACAACGGCGCGACCGCGCAGCACGGCACGGTCACCCTCGGCCTGCCCGCCGGCTTCACCGCCGACGCCGCGAGCAAGAGCTACGCGGACCTGGCGCCGGGTGCGACCGGCGCGGTGACCTTCACCGTCACCAACAGCGACGCCACGCTGCCGACCGCCAACGAGGGCGGGGACTACGGGCTCACGATCACCACCACCAGCGCCGCCGGCAGCACCGTGGAGACCGGGGCGCTGGAGATCGTGCCGACCAGTGAGGTGCCGCGCGCCGGGCAGGACCACGCCGTCGACGGGGTCGCCGCCCCCGGCGAGTACCCCGGCGAGGAACTGGACCTCTCCCGCATCTGGGAGGGACAGGCCACCACCGCTCAGGACGCCTCGGCCACCGGGCGGATCGCCTGGACCGACGACGCGCTCGTCGTCTTCGTGCAGGTCACCGATGACGTCCTGGGCAAGAAGGTGGTGCCGCAGGACTGCAAGCGGCAGCGCCGCACCGACAGCGTGGAGATCATCGTCGACCCCAAGGGGAACTCGTCGGACACCTCCACCGTGTTCAAGGCGGGCATCTTCCCGGTCACCGACGACCCCGCCAACGGCGACCCCCCGTGCTGGCAGCGCGACGCCGACAACCGGCAGGGACCGGGCGCCACGACCGCACCGGGGATGACCGTGGTCAGCAAGGTCACCGCGCCGTACACCGGCTACACCATCGAGGCGCGGATCCCGTTCGCGGTGCTGCCCGACGCGATCGACCCGGCCCGGATGGGCTTCAACGTGCTGGTGTACGACTCGGACACCCAGGACCTCAGCTCCCAGTCCCGGCTGGGCTGGTCCACCTTCACCGGAGTCCGGGCCGACCCGTACCGGTACGGCCTGGTGACCCTGCCCGGCCTCACGCCGGCCGCCCGGCAGCCCAGCGCCCCGGTGTTCCCGGACACCGCCGCGCGCAGCGTGCACAGCCCGCAGACCATCGCGCAGTCGGCGGTGGACGGGGTGGCTCCGGCCGCCGTGGCCCGGCTCCCCGAGCGGGCGCTGCGGATCACCGGCCAGCGGCAGGTCGCCGGCGGGGTGTCGGTGACCGTACGGGCCGACCGCGCCGGCACGGCGTACCTGCACACCTTCGACGGCGACCGGTCGCTGGGTGAACGCACGGTGCAGTTGCGCGCCGGCCAGCAGGTGACCGTCGTGGTGCCGGTGACCGGCGGCACGCCCACCTCCGTCCTGGCCGCCTTCGAGGCCGGGGACGGCGCACTCGCCCGCCAGGTCCCGCTGACCTGA
- a CDS encoding carbohydrate ABC transporter permease yields the protein MNRDLSRRTKLVLYGVLLVLAVPFVFPTWWMVTSSLRPVADIFAFPPRLLPTDPRLDAYRRVFELQPFGQQYLNSLYIALLVTVGTLAVAALAGYAFARIRFRGQNVLFLVVLAGLLIPSEVTIVPLFQMFFRLGLIDTHWPLILVPVFGAPSVLATFIMRQFFISLPGELEEAARVDGLGRFATFWRIALPLSRPALGAVAIFTFLHSWNLYLEPIVFLSSPEKFTLPQALTQFVDAYGGPMWDVQLAAASMTALPVLVVFVIAQKQFVEGLAHTGLKG from the coding sequence ATGAATCGTGACCTGTCCCGCCGCACCAAGTTGGTGCTCTACGGGGTGCTGCTGGTCCTGGCGGTCCCGTTCGTCTTCCCGACCTGGTGGATGGTCACCTCGTCGCTGCGACCGGTGGCGGACATCTTCGCCTTCCCGCCCCGGCTACTGCCGACCGACCCGCGGCTCGACGCCTACCGGCGGGTCTTCGAGTTGCAGCCCTTCGGACAGCAGTACCTCAACAGTCTCTACATCGCACTGCTGGTCACGGTCGGTACGCTCGCCGTGGCGGCGCTCGCCGGGTACGCGTTCGCGCGGATCCGGTTCCGGGGCCAGAACGTGCTCTTCCTCGTCGTCCTCGCGGGCCTGCTCATTCCCAGCGAGGTGACGATCGTGCCGCTGTTCCAGATGTTCTTCAGGCTGGGACTGATCGACACCCACTGGCCGCTGATCCTGGTGCCGGTCTTCGGGGCGCCGAGCGTGCTGGCGACGTTCATCATGCGGCAGTTCTTCATCAGCCTCCCCGGCGAGTTGGAGGAGGCGGCCCGGGTCGACGGGTTGGGGCGCTTCGCCACCTTCTGGCGGATCGCGCTGCCGCTGTCCCGGCCCGCGCTCGGGGCGGTGGCCATCTTCACCTTCCTGCACAGCTGGAACCTCTATCTGGAACCGATCGTGTTCCTCTCCTCGCCGGAGAAGTTCACCCTGCCGCAGGCGCTCACCCAGTTCGTCGACGCGTACGGCGGTCCCATGTGGGACGTCCAGCTCGCGGCGGCGTCGATGACCGCGCTGCCGGTCCTGGTGGTCTTCGTCATCGCCCAGAAACAGTTCGTCGAGGGCCTCGCGCACACCGGCCTGAAGGGATGA
- a CDS encoding ABC transporter substrate-binding protein: MKSRKGLAVVAAALSGVLALSACGGGEAKEQGPASLRMTVWSANEAHLKLFNEIADEYRKSHPDVAEIKFDPLPFENYTTTLTTQIAGGNAPDLAWIFENSAPDFVASRALLPLDDTLGKADGYRYDDLSPATLKLWQNDGKLYAYPFSTSPFGVFVNTDLVRKAGQKTPAELIAAGQWTWENALATAGATAARSGKAGLVIRDFDYKGWDNLSTFWTGWGARAWSEDGRTCGFASPEMVDAMTTLHQGIFTGKALPGPGTSADFFAGDAAMTVTQISRASLLKDDGFGWDLVPLPAGPKGPYAVVGQAGIGVMKKSAHAEQAADFLAFFTNPTNSAKLAQFFPPPRRSQLTAETLAKTNPKLKPEQLQKVVIDGITNGVVKPSHAGQAELSQQVRAGLDPLWQPNADVKAVLDGVCAKIQPLLAK, encoded by the coding sequence GTGAAGTCACGAAAGGGTCTGGCTGTCGTCGCCGCGGCGCTGTCCGGCGTCCTCGCCCTGTCCGCCTGTGGTGGCGGCGAGGCGAAGGAGCAGGGCCCGGCCAGTCTGCGGATGACCGTCTGGTCGGCCAACGAGGCACACCTGAAACTGTTCAACGAGATCGCCGACGAATACCGCAAGAGCCACCCGGACGTCGCCGAGATCAAGTTCGATCCGCTGCCGTTCGAGAACTACACCACCACTCTCACCACGCAGATCGCCGGCGGGAACGCGCCCGACCTCGCGTGGATCTTCGAGAACTCGGCCCCCGACTTCGTCGCCTCGCGCGCGCTGCTGCCGCTGGACGACACGCTCGGCAAGGCCGACGGCTACCGGTACGACGACCTCTCCCCCGCCACCCTCAAGCTCTGGCAGAACGACGGCAAGCTGTACGCGTACCCCTTCTCCACCTCGCCGTTCGGGGTCTTCGTCAACACGGACCTGGTCAGGAAGGCCGGGCAGAAGACCCCGGCGGAGCTGATCGCAGCCGGGCAGTGGACCTGGGAGAACGCCCTGGCCACCGCCGGGGCGACCGCGGCCAGGTCGGGCAAGGCCGGCCTGGTGATCCGCGACTTCGACTACAAGGGTTGGGACAACCTGTCCACCTTCTGGACCGGTTGGGGTGCGCGGGCGTGGAGCGAGGACGGCCGGACCTGCGGCTTCGCCAGCCCCGAGATGGTCGACGCGATGACCACCCTGCACCAGGGCATCTTCACCGGTAAGGCACTGCCCGGCCCGGGCACGAGCGCCGACTTCTTCGCCGGTGACGCCGCCATGACCGTCACCCAGATCTCCCGCGCCTCGCTGCTGAAGGACGACGGCTTCGGCTGGGACCTGGTCCCCCTGCCGGCCGGCCCCAAGGGCCCGTACGCGGTGGTCGGCCAGGCCGGCATCGGGGTGATGAAGAAGAGCGCGCACGCCGAGCAGGCGGCCGACTTCCTGGCCTTCTTCACCAACCCCACCAACTCGGCGAAGCTCGCCCAGTTCTTCCCGCCGCCCCGGCGGTCGCAGTTGACCGCCGAGACCCTGGCCAAGACGAACCCGAAGCTCAAGCCGGAGCAGTTGCAGAAGGTCGTCATCGACGGCATCACCAACGGTGTGGTCAAGCCCAGCCACGCCGGCCAGGCCGAGCTGAGCCAGCAGGTGCGCGCCGGTCTCGACCCGCTGTGGCAGCCGAACGCGGACGTCAAGGCGGTGCTCGACGGCGTCTGCGCCAAGATCCAGCCACTGCTGGCGAAGTAG
- a CDS encoding LacI family DNA-binding transcriptional regulator: MTPPPKRVTQRDIARMAGVSQATVSLVLNNRTDADVRIAPETRDRVLRVIAETGYAADPAARRLASRFNRIIGVFTYEPAFPSGSRDFFHPFLLGIEEYAERVGCDLLLFTSAPVVDGRRRIFHQDNRLRLADGCILLGREIDGAELDRLNRDGFPYVAVGRRDDAGGPVPYVGADYAAAVARLVERALRSGHRRLTYVSMGMTAESSRDRRRGFDLAAAGAQSARKVTAAAGAADATIDDLLADGSTVAFVEDFATAVALESVARRRGLTVPGDLSIVTLGDPTSPVPTDIAFTGFHIPREEMGRQAVEVLTGVIDGSAAGLQQRLLPCELVEGATLGTCEPAVDRH; this comes from the coding sequence ATGACCCCTCCCCCCAAACGAGTTACCCAGCGTGACATCGCGCGGATGGCCGGTGTCAGCCAGGCGACGGTGTCGCTGGTGCTCAACAACCGCACCGACGCCGACGTCCGGATCGCCCCGGAGACCCGGGACCGGGTGCTGCGGGTCATCGCCGAGACCGGGTACGCCGCCGACCCGGCCGCCCGCCGCCTCGCCTCGCGGTTCAACCGGATCATCGGCGTCTTCACGTACGAGCCCGCCTTCCCCAGCGGCAGCCGGGACTTCTTCCACCCCTTCCTGCTCGGCATCGAGGAGTACGCCGAGCGGGTCGGCTGCGACCTGCTGCTGTTCACCAGCGCACCGGTGGTCGACGGGCGGCGGCGCATCTTCCACCAGGACAACCGGCTGCGGCTGGCCGACGGGTGCATCCTGCTCGGCCGGGAGATCGACGGCGCGGAGCTGGACCGGCTCAACCGCGACGGGTTCCCCTACGTCGCCGTCGGACGCCGCGACGATGCCGGCGGTCCGGTGCCCTACGTCGGTGCCGACTACGCCGCGGCGGTGGCCCGGCTCGTCGAGCGCGCGTTGCGCAGCGGCCACCGGCGGCTGACGTACGTGAGCATGGGCATGACCGCCGAATCCTCGCGGGACCGGCGTCGTGGCTTCGACCTCGCGGCGGCCGGCGCGCAGAGCGCCCGCAAGGTCACCGCCGCGGCCGGGGCAGCCGACGCCACCATCGACGACCTGCTCGCCGACGGCAGCACGGTCGCCTTCGTGGAGGACTTCGCCACCGCGGTCGCGCTGGAGTCGGTCGCCCGCCGGCGCGGCCTCACCGTGCCCGGTGACCTGTCGATCGTCACCCTCGGGGACCCCACGTCCCCGGTCCCCACCGACATCGCCTTCACCGGGTTCCACATCCCGCGCGAGGAGATGGGCCGGCAGGCCGTCGAGGTCTTGACCGGCGTCATCGACGGCAGCGCGGCCGGACTCCAGCAGCGGCTGCTGCCCTGCGAACTCGTCGAGGGCGCCACCCTCGGGACCTGCGAACCGGCGGTCGACCGGCACTGA
- a CDS encoding N-acetylmannosamine-6-phosphate 2-epimerase, producing MNVLDELAGGLVVSCQPLPDEPDDPMRDTYVQARVAAAVVRGGAVAVRVNGPDDVRAVRAAVDVPVIGLHKYGTGDVFITPTAGHALDVAAAGAQVVAVDATDRPRPDGRTFADTVRAIREQTDALVLADVSTTAEGVAAVEAGADAVATTLSGYTPASPPTDGPDLGLVARLAALLPVPVLAEGRYRSTEQIGRAFTAGAHAVVMGNAVTSPLWITRRLVPATPRAARTRQ from the coding sequence ATGAACGTCCTCGACGAGCTGGCCGGCGGCCTGGTGGTGTCCTGCCAGCCGCTGCCCGACGAACCCGACGACCCGATGCGTGACACCTACGTCCAGGCCCGGGTCGCGGCCGCGGTGGTCCGTGGCGGCGCGGTGGCGGTGCGGGTCAACGGCCCGGACGACGTGCGGGCCGTACGCGCCGCCGTCGACGTACCGGTGATCGGGCTCCACAAGTACGGCACCGGGGACGTCTTCATCACCCCCACCGCCGGGCACGCGCTGGATGTGGCAGCGGCCGGGGCGCAGGTCGTCGCGGTCGACGCCACCGACCGGCCCCGCCCGGACGGGCGTACGTTCGCCGACACCGTCCGGGCGATCCGCGAGCAGACCGACGCGCTGGTCCTCGCCGACGTCTCCACCACCGCCGAGGGCGTCGCCGCCGTCGAGGCCGGCGCCGACGCCGTCGCCACCACGCTGTCCGGCTACACCCCGGCCAGCCCACCGACCGACGGGCCCGACCTCGGGCTCGTCGCGCGCCTCGCCGCACTCCTGCCCGTGCCGGTGCTGGCGGAAGGCCGGTACCGGAGCACGGAACAGATCGGCCGGGCCTTCACGGCCGGCGCCCACGCGGTGGTGATGGGCAACGCCGTCACCTCACCACTGTGGATCACCCGCCGGCTCGTCCCGGCCACCCCCCGCGCGGCGCGCACCCGGCAGTGA